The following proteins come from a genomic window of Triticum aestivum cultivar Chinese Spring chromosome 6A, IWGSC CS RefSeq v2.1, whole genome shotgun sequence:
- the LOC123128443 gene encoding uncharacterized protein, whose protein sequence is MKPQTQLLLLLAYIAAALVMSRGVLAGAGTHAAMPVRTVEDDEAGFTEREEEAAYPQRRVLAYSPQYIGYGGLEANKAACYGSCPGRGQPYTGRGCKAIFGCRGR, encoded by the coding sequence ATGAAGCCGCagacgcagctcctcctcctcctggcctaCATCGCCGCGGCGCTGGTCATGAGCCGCGGCGTCCTCGCCGGCGCCGGCacccatgcggcgatgccggtgcgCACCGTCGAGGACGACGAGGCGGGCTTCACGGAGCGTGAGGAGGAGGCGGCGTACCCACAGAGGAGGGTGCTTGCTTACAGCCCCCAGTACATCGGCTACGGAGGGCTGGAGGCGAACAAGGCGGCGTGCTACGGCTCCTGCCCCGGCCGGGGGCAGCCCTACACCGGCCGCGGCTGCAAAGCCATCTTCGGCTGCCGCGGGCGTTGA
- the LOC123128442 gene encoding uncharacterized protein isoform X1: MFSSQEGSQEEDTANFSFKDGKKLCSLFLRQQGLIKKKRRWLASLNPELGVPFKLKRPKFLKVAYLAESDVRTDEVSSERVRFNIEESFGLQRKCYIHQVVLDGLELFKLQKQKDGSLCPESLKIMHCTISKLSNGALESVANIVAHNGISFRKIRPTMMKIVKDHLPKYLAELDSESGMQLSEILTNPCSYHSNSVRLRTPVSPMLLSSIDQALAGLDEIPQLAVIAINRKLTGKSCPPEFLHVTRTSSRSYLINLLRKRCGNMIAKLQEGSDLPVNFAKALSVMNLYRKLTLKSMDISHSEFFLFPRATISSQQDILNALWSLPNVDTDDMKLLRPIMGQGSQVKMASFRAAVRKYLTECLFECDDGNLPDLAVRAIGFLARMSPKYQQAILTEDRKEVEVDAVLDLSSCLRSLARGATEENSSDDEVSLESDRCSEDNDFVLTASNYFDIRSQQHMDEGRCSNFMINSTEDSEYTAGAGHYGDSDATGSTKDPSLKDNVEMTRCSAEDLSALCDDTASIAHELIGHILKNMLTEDEEIDELTDCYLGGSSNSQDPQDPEAKNQKGDIVMNAVQSLLPNLPKSSIDKVRSILDGAEQ, translated from the exons ATGTTTTCTTCGCAGGAAGGTTCGCAGGAag AGGACACGGCCAACTTTTCTTTCAAGGATGGTAAAAAACTGTGCTCTCTTTTTCTGCGGCAGCAAGGTCTGATCAAGAAAAAGCGAAG ATGGCTGGCCTCGCTGAATCCTGAATTAGGTGTCCCCTTCAAACTTAAGCGACCAAAGTTTCTCAAAGTCGC CTACTTGGCTGAATCGGATGTCAGGACTGATGAA GTGTCCAGCGAGAGAGTAAGATTTAACATCGAAGAAAGTTTTGGTTTGCAAAGGAAGTGTTACATTCATCAGGTAGTTCTGGATGGTCTCGAGCTTTTTAAGTTGCAAAAACAGAAGGATGGCTCTCTCTGTCCAGAAAGCTTGAAGATCATGCACTGTACAATCAGCAAATTAAGCAATGGAGCACTTGAGTCAGTGGCTAATATTGTCGCCCACAATGGGATTAGTTTCAGGAAGATTAGGCCTACAATGATGAAAATCGTGAAGGACCACCTTCCAAAATACTTGGCTGAGTTGGACAGTGAAAGTGGTATGCAGTTGTCTGAAATTTTAACAAATCCATGCAGCTACCATTCTAATTCTGTCCGTCTTAGAACACCTGTTTCACCAATGCTTCTGTCATCTATTGACCAAGCTTTAGCTGGGCTGGATGAAATTCCCCAGCTAGCTGTTATTGCAATCAATAGAAAGCTCACAGGAAAATCATGCCCCCCAGAATTTCTGCATGTAACTCGAACTTCCAGCAGAAGCTATCTTATTAATTTGCTAAGGAAAAGGTGTGGAAATATGATAGCAAAGCTGCAGGAAGGCAGTGATCTTCCAGTGAACTTTGCAAAAGCATTGTCAGTGATGAACCTGTATCGAAAACTAACACTAAAGAGCATGGATATTTCACATTCAGAGTTCTTTCTGTTTCCACGTGCGACTATATCATCGCAGCAAGATATCCTGAATGCTCTATGGTCACTTCCAAACGTCGATACTGATGATATGAAGTTGCTGCGTCCCATTATGGGTCAAGGTTCTCAAGTTAAGATGGCATCATTCAGAGCAGCTGTGAGGAAGTACTTGACAGAATGCTTGTTTGAGTGTGATGATGGTAATTTACCAGATTTGGCAGTACGTGCCATTGGTTTCTTAGCTCGAATGTCTCCTAAATATCAACAGGCTATTCTCACAGAAGACAGAAAGGAAGTGGAAGTAGATGCTGTCTTGGATTTAAGCAGTTGCCTCAGATCTTTAGCACGCGGTGCCACTGAAGAAAACTCAAGCGATGACGAAGTTAGCTTAGAGAGTGACAGGtgcagtgaagataatgattttGTACTCACCGCGAGCAACTACTTTGATATTCGTTCTCAGCAGCACATGGATGAGGGCCGCTGTTCAAATTTCATGATCAATAGCACTGAAGATTCTGAGTACACTGCTGGTGCTGGACATTATGGAGACAGTGATGCTACTGGCAGTACGAAGGATCCTAGTTTGAAGGACAATGTGGAGATGACTAGATGCTCTGCAGAAGATCTCTCTGCATTATGTGATGACACTGCAAGTATTGCACACGAGCTTATTGGGCACATTCTTAAAAACATGTTGACTGAAGACGAGGAGATTGATGAACTTACCGATTGTTATCTTGGAGGCAGTTCTAATTCTCAAGATCCTCAAG ATCCTGAAGCGAAGAACCAAAAAGGCGACATTGTGATGAATGCTGTCCAGAGTCTCTTACCTAATCTACCGAAAAG CTCCATTGACAAAGTTAGGAGCATACTGGATGGTGCTGAGCAGTGA
- the LOC123128442 gene encoding uncharacterized protein isoform X2, whose translation MFSSQEEDTANFSFKDGKKLCSLFLRQQGLIKKKRRWLASLNPELGVPFKLKRPKFLKVAYLAESDVRTDEVSSERVRFNIEESFGLQRKCYIHQVVLDGLELFKLQKQKDGSLCPESLKIMHCTISKLSNGALESVANIVAHNGISFRKIRPTMMKIVKDHLPKYLAELDSESGMQLSEILTNPCSYHSNSVRLRTPVSPMLLSSIDQALAGLDEIPQLAVIAINRKLTGKSCPPEFLHVTRTSSRSYLINLLRKRCGNMIAKLQEGSDLPVNFAKALSVMNLYRKLTLKSMDISHSEFFLFPRATISSQQDILNALWSLPNVDTDDMKLLRPIMGQGSQVKMASFRAAVRKYLTECLFECDDGNLPDLAVRAIGFLARMSPKYQQAILTEDRKEVEVDAVLDLSSCLRSLARGATEENSSDDEVSLESDRCSEDNDFVLTASNYFDIRSQQHMDEGRCSNFMINSTEDSEYTAGAGHYGDSDATGSTKDPSLKDNVEMTRCSAEDLSALCDDTASIAHELIGHILKNMLTEDEEIDELTDCYLGGSSNSQDPQDPEAKNQKGDIVMNAVQSLLPNLPKSSIDKVRSILDGAEQ comes from the exons ATGTTTTCTTCGCAGGAAG AGGACACGGCCAACTTTTCTTTCAAGGATGGTAAAAAACTGTGCTCTCTTTTTCTGCGGCAGCAAGGTCTGATCAAGAAAAAGCGAAG ATGGCTGGCCTCGCTGAATCCTGAATTAGGTGTCCCCTTCAAACTTAAGCGACCAAAGTTTCTCAAAGTCGC CTACTTGGCTGAATCGGATGTCAGGACTGATGAA GTGTCCAGCGAGAGAGTAAGATTTAACATCGAAGAAAGTTTTGGTTTGCAAAGGAAGTGTTACATTCATCAGGTAGTTCTGGATGGTCTCGAGCTTTTTAAGTTGCAAAAACAGAAGGATGGCTCTCTCTGTCCAGAAAGCTTGAAGATCATGCACTGTACAATCAGCAAATTAAGCAATGGAGCACTTGAGTCAGTGGCTAATATTGTCGCCCACAATGGGATTAGTTTCAGGAAGATTAGGCCTACAATGATGAAAATCGTGAAGGACCACCTTCCAAAATACTTGGCTGAGTTGGACAGTGAAAGTGGTATGCAGTTGTCTGAAATTTTAACAAATCCATGCAGCTACCATTCTAATTCTGTCCGTCTTAGAACACCTGTTTCACCAATGCTTCTGTCATCTATTGACCAAGCTTTAGCTGGGCTGGATGAAATTCCCCAGCTAGCTGTTATTGCAATCAATAGAAAGCTCACAGGAAAATCATGCCCCCCAGAATTTCTGCATGTAACTCGAACTTCCAGCAGAAGCTATCTTATTAATTTGCTAAGGAAAAGGTGTGGAAATATGATAGCAAAGCTGCAGGAAGGCAGTGATCTTCCAGTGAACTTTGCAAAAGCATTGTCAGTGATGAACCTGTATCGAAAACTAACACTAAAGAGCATGGATATTTCACATTCAGAGTTCTTTCTGTTTCCACGTGCGACTATATCATCGCAGCAAGATATCCTGAATGCTCTATGGTCACTTCCAAACGTCGATACTGATGATATGAAGTTGCTGCGTCCCATTATGGGTCAAGGTTCTCAAGTTAAGATGGCATCATTCAGAGCAGCTGTGAGGAAGTACTTGACAGAATGCTTGTTTGAGTGTGATGATGGTAATTTACCAGATTTGGCAGTACGTGCCATTGGTTTCTTAGCTCGAATGTCTCCTAAATATCAACAGGCTATTCTCACAGAAGACAGAAAGGAAGTGGAAGTAGATGCTGTCTTGGATTTAAGCAGTTGCCTCAGATCTTTAGCACGCGGTGCCACTGAAGAAAACTCAAGCGATGACGAAGTTAGCTTAGAGAGTGACAGGtgcagtgaagataatgattttGTACTCACCGCGAGCAACTACTTTGATATTCGTTCTCAGCAGCACATGGATGAGGGCCGCTGTTCAAATTTCATGATCAATAGCACTGAAGATTCTGAGTACACTGCTGGTGCTGGACATTATGGAGACAGTGATGCTACTGGCAGTACGAAGGATCCTAGTTTGAAGGACAATGTGGAGATGACTAGATGCTCTGCAGAAGATCTCTCTGCATTATGTGATGACACTGCAAGTATTGCACACGAGCTTATTGGGCACATTCTTAAAAACATGTTGACTGAAGACGAGGAGATTGATGAACTTACCGATTGTTATCTTGGAGGCAGTTCTAATTCTCAAGATCCTCAAG ATCCTGAAGCGAAGAACCAAAAAGGCGACATTGTGATGAATGCTGTCCAGAGTCTCTTACCTAATCTACCGAAAAG CTCCATTGACAAAGTTAGGAGCATACTGGATGGTGCTGAGCAGTGA